The Candidatus Hinthialibacter antarcticus genome has a segment encoding these proteins:
- a CDS encoding YdcF family protein, with protein sequence MNARLKLPKQTPSAKRGRYRVPLPPFAWYRKGTPASHSKSRLKFFLWMLLVVAAITVVLYAFRKPILITLGEAIVYETEIQPADVIIVLGGGNTFRAEQASKLYRENYAPRILVMLPQSISDGTPYRDLFLMEQRLVKAVFDYHNVPQRVIAWTERPVFSTYEETQIMKQWMQSNSAKSALVVSGYFQSSRAQWVFDRALVDTDIRVQVVPAPEPGLSAGNWWTDVDGILDVQNEYIKYAYYRLRGLLGRE encoded by the coding sequence ATGAATGCGCGGTTAAAACTTCCAAAACAGACGCCATCCGCTAAACGCGGTCGCTATCGCGTCCCGTTGCCTCCCTTTGCGTGGTATCGCAAAGGAACGCCCGCATCTCATTCGAAATCGCGCCTCAAATTTTTTCTGTGGATGCTATTGGTTGTCGCGGCAATCACGGTTGTATTATACGCCTTTCGCAAGCCCATACTCATCACCTTGGGTGAAGCGATCGTCTATGAAACAGAGATTCAGCCCGCCGATGTGATTATCGTTTTGGGGGGCGGAAATACCTTCCGCGCCGAACAGGCGTCGAAACTATACCGGGAAAATTATGCGCCGCGCATTTTGGTTATGCTTCCGCAATCAATTTCTGACGGTACGCCCTATCGTGATTTGTTTTTGATGGAGCAACGCTTGGTCAAAGCGGTGTTTGATTATCACAACGTGCCGCAGCGCGTCATCGCCTGGACCGAACGGCCCGTGTTTAGCACGTATGAAGAAACCCAAATCATGAAGCAATGGATGCAATCCAATTCCGCCAAATCCGCCCTGGTTGTGTCGGGCTATTTTCAATCCAGCCGGGCGCAATGGGTGTTCGACCGGGCGTTAGTGGATACGGACATTCGCGTACAAGTTGTCCCTGCGCCTGAACCCGGATTAAGCGCGGGCAATTGGTGGACGGACGTGGATGGGATTCTAGACGTTCAAAACGAGTATATTAAATACGCCTACTACCGCTTAAGAGGCCTCTTGGGCCGGGAATAA
- a CDS encoding ABC transporter permease has protein sequence MNAWTLAWRSFQFYWRSQLGVALGAAIGAAVLIGSLLVGSSINETLHQQALSRIGQADFAMQAQERFFRSALADDVQVSFDGVATAPLLRLNASASQPDTKARVNRVQTLGVDERFWSMNGVDPPQLDGDDPGVAINQRMAQNLGVSVGDVVLLRIEKPSILSRDAPLSTASDQTIPYRMTVRTVLSDSQMGRFDLRANQIPPHNAFVSLKWLQERAELYDRANMLLVRANENPGVSFEALNLTLQKKYQLADAELEILDLPETGQVEIRSKRIFIDPPVVDAVKKLSNKSLGVLSYLVNILESTSGARAPYSIVTAVGPLHETAQSPQWAPTNSDAVNINQWLADDLSLQPGDSLEMTYFIFGPMRRLIERSSKFAVGSILPMQSPGADKSLMPEFPGLADQDNCRDWDPGFIINLDAIRDKDEAYWDDYGGAPKAVISLQAGQQIWSNRFGALTGIRIPSSEFSADALDAALRGQVNPASFGFFFQPVRETALNASKQAMDFSGLFIGLSFFLIIAALLLTALLFTFAVEQRGRETGVLLAIGLHPKQIRRFYIVEGLFFSILGSLVGLGIAIVYTKAVLWGLSSVWSGAIASAEVQLYIKPGTVIAGLISSWAVSLIAIYFAVRKQAHTPARELLHAGLDAGAISLTSTKRGWIASLIAALCLIGAVALMFGVQTDSSTEAAGVFFGVGSLMLIGGLAAMRVWLLRQANQTSQGQPSMMQFSLRGASRRPGRSLAVGALLACGSFLVIAVGANRQNPLEGADQRNSGTGGFAVYAETAIPLVHDLNQESGLNEYALTREDVPEMKVVAMRVREGDDASCLNLNRAQTPRLMGVDPSQLSGREAFRFAGVFDGVTINAETSPWTLLNHPFDDGAVPAIVDQTSMMWALGKSLGDTLTYIGADGEPFQVRLVAALDRSILQGNVVIAENHFLEKYPLETGYRALLIDAPFEQRADYAQKMNDYLQDMGIEAIDTVERLAMFNSVEQTYLNIFLALGALGLLLGSAGLGVVVLRNVLERRSEFALLRAIGFRESTVRASLIYEHGALLAFGLLIGAVAGFTAAAPSLNASSNSAPIGAVAGTVIALFLFGFFFTALAARIALRGPFLNALRNE, from the coding sequence GTGAACGCTTGGACGCTGGCATGGCGCAGTTTTCAATTCTATTGGCGTTCGCAACTCGGCGTGGCGCTTGGCGCCGCTATCGGCGCAGCGGTGTTGATCGGCTCGCTGCTGGTCGGTTCTTCTATCAATGAGACGTTGCACCAACAGGCGCTGTCTCGAATTGGTCAGGCTGATTTCGCGATGCAGGCGCAAGAGCGTTTCTTCCGTTCTGCGCTCGCTGATGATGTTCAAGTCTCGTTCGACGGAGTCGCAACTGCGCCGCTTTTACGTTTGAACGCTTCCGCCAGCCAACCCGATACCAAAGCCCGCGTCAACCGCGTACAGACGCTGGGCGTGGATGAACGCTTCTGGTCAATGAATGGCGTTGATCCGCCGCAACTCGACGGTGACGATCCCGGCGTTGCGATCAATCAACGCATGGCGCAAAACCTGGGTGTAAGCGTTGGCGACGTAGTGTTGCTGCGCATCGAAAAGCCCAGCATCCTCTCGCGGGACGCGCCCTTATCGACCGCGTCCGACCAGACCATCCCTTATCGCATGACGGTTCGCACTGTTTTGAGTGATTCACAGATGGGGCGCTTCGATTTACGCGCTAACCAAATCCCTCCCCACAATGCGTTTGTATCACTGAAATGGTTGCAGGAACGGGCGGAACTCTATGACCGCGCCAACATGTTGTTAGTCCGCGCGAATGAAAATCCGGGCGTATCTTTTGAAGCGCTGAACTTGACGCTGCAAAAAAAATATCAACTCGCAGACGCTGAATTAGAAATCCTTGATTTGCCGGAAACCGGGCAAGTCGAAATACGCAGCAAGCGCATTTTTATAGACCCGCCGGTCGTAGACGCCGTTAAAAAATTATCGAACAAATCGCTGGGCGTACTGAGTTATCTCGTCAATATTCTTGAATCAACAAGCGGCGCCCGGGCGCCCTATTCAATCGTTACTGCGGTGGGGCCGTTGCATGAAACCGCTCAATCGCCGCAATGGGCGCCGACCAATTCAGACGCTGTTAATATCAACCAATGGCTGGCGGATGACCTGAGTTTACAACCCGGCGATTCGCTTGAGATGACGTATTTTATTTTCGGCCCGATGCGCCGTCTGATCGAACGCTCTTCCAAATTCGCCGTCGGTTCGATATTGCCGATGCAGTCGCCCGGAGCCGATAAAAGCCTGATGCCTGAATTTCCCGGTCTGGCGGACCAAGACAACTGCCGCGATTGGGACCCTGGATTCATTATCAATCTGGACGCGATACGCGATAAAGACGAAGCCTATTGGGACGACTACGGCGGAGCGCCCAAAGCCGTGATTTCATTGCAGGCTGGACAGCAGATATGGTCGAACCGCTTCGGCGCATTAACTGGCATACGAATTCCAAGTAGTGAATTTTCCGCCGATGCGTTAGACGCCGCCTTGCGCGGGCAAGTGAACCCCGCCTCGTTTGGCTTTTTCTTCCAACCCGTTCGCGAAACAGCGCTCAACGCCAGCAAACAAGCAATGGATTTTAGCGGCTTGTTTATCGGCTTGAGTTTCTTTCTCATCATTGCCGCCTTGTTGTTGACGGCGTTGTTGTTCACCTTCGCGGTCGAACAGCGCGGGCGCGAAACCGGCGTCCTGCTGGCAATCGGGTTGCATCCCAAACAAATTCGGCGTTTCTATATCGTCGAAGGATTGTTCTTTTCGATCCTAGGAAGCCTCGTCGGACTCGGGATCGCGATTGTTTATACGAAGGCCGTTCTTTGGGGATTGTCGTCGGTGTGGAGCGGAGCGATTGCTTCCGCAGAAGTGCAATTATACATCAAGCCGGGAACCGTCATTGCGGGATTGATTTCGAGTTGGGCCGTTTCACTCATCGCGATTTATTTCGCGGTTAGAAAACAGGCGCATACGCCCGCGCGCGAATTGTTACATGCGGGGTTGGATGCAGGCGCGATTTCGTTGACTTCAACCAAGCGTGGTTGGATCGCATCCCTCATCGCTGCGCTTTGTCTGATTGGCGCAGTCGCGCTTATGTTCGGCGTCCAGACGGACTCTTCGACTGAAGCGGCGGGCGTATTCTTTGGCGTCGGTTCGTTGATGTTAATCGGCGGCCTTGCGGCGATGCGCGTCTGGTTGCTTCGTCAAGCGAACCAAACCTCCCAAGGCCAACCGTCGATGATGCAATTTTCGCTGCGCGGCGCCAGCCGCCGTCCGGGACGTAGCCTTGCCGTAGGCGCATTGCTCGCGTGTGGATCATTTCTGGTCATCGCCGTTGGCGCCAATCGTCAGAACCCGCTCGAAGGCGCCGACCAGCGCAATTCAGGAACCGGCGGCTTTGCTGTGTATGCCGAAACCGCCATCCCGCTGGTTCATGATCTCAATCAAGAATCCGGGCTGAATGAATATGCGCTCACGCGTGAAGACGTTCCTGAGATGAAAGTCGTCGCGATGCGTGTTCGCGAAGGCGACGACGCCAGCTGCCTCAATCTCAACCGCGCTCAGACGCCTCGTTTGATGGGCGTTGATCCCAGCCAATTGTCAGGCCGCGAGGCGTTTCGTTTTGCGGGCGTGTTCGATGGCGTAACCATTAACGCTGAAACCTCGCCCTGGACGCTGCTGAATCATCCATTTGACGACGGCGCCGTCCCGGCGATTGTTGACCAGACCTCAATGATGTGGGCGCTGGGCAAGTCGCTGGGCGATACGCTGACTTACATCGGCGCAGACGGCGAACCGTTTCAAGTTCGTTTGGTCGCGGCCTTAGACCGTTCCATTCTTCAAGGAAATGTAGTCATTGCCGAAAACCATTTCCTGGAAAAATATCCGCTGGAAACCGGCTACCGCGCATTGTTGATTGACGCGCCCTTTGAGCAACGCGCTGACTATGCGCAAAAAATGAATGACTATCTGCAAGATATGGGCATCGAAGCGATTGATACAGTGGAACGTCTCGCGATGTTTAATTCCGTCGAGCAAACCTACTTGAACATCTTTCTCGCTTTGGGCGCCTTGGGTCTGCTGTTAGGCAGCGCGGGCCTCGGCGTCGTCGTGTTGCGTAACGTGCTCGAACGCCGCAGCGAGTTTGCGCTGCTACGGGCGATTGGGTTTCGTGAATCCACCGTTCGCGCATCTTTGATTTATGAGCACGGCGCCTTGTTGGCGTTTGGTTTGTTGATTGGCGCCGTCGCGGGATTTACCGCTGCTGCGCCCAGTCTCAACGCATCATCGAATTCAGCGCCAATTGGCGCTGTGGCGGGGACGGTGATTGCACTGTTCTTGTTTGGATTTTTCTTTACGGCATTGGCGGCGCGAATCGCTTTGCGCGGCCCGTTTTTGAATGCGTTAAGAAACGAATAA
- a CDS encoding glycosyltransferase family 39 protein yields the protein MKNSTANENVNSQQSASQSAFHFCSEKRPAICLFILCGVLYFTWLNAEPLRTHIEANRVQASWEMLHSGDWVVPTLNGESYLAKPPLQYWVICLLALPWGEVTTFIARSLSALSILFTVWLLFHLAKAQLNARIAFFACVIFALSPLIFEKGPRAELEAPLTVAVAAAVFCLWKASQSSWMRWTLASGLALGCAALIKGPVPWLIFATAWAGLMVGTSNRKQAALSGALAVIVSLLCLAPWGLALLSRFGWEQLYETLYWEIFERTVSEREIIQEPFWYYIKSLAKGLFPWSLLAPGLYFLPWRSQQGRAFFCMIVGWAIGSALLFSFFSGKETRYLISTYPAWALLLAWGWSALPAEGWPNAYRNTMDFAAQWMLPAIVYVGALIVMLIFHPATTYAIAYLFYGLLIIGVMNIGVAVRRNRPRWLLFALFITLLGFKGFWSESYMNERQHSYPYAKMGHEIAEYLNEGEPLVSVGIYRAFVQYPIKHPFQHVSAWEEFKALEQDNKLEGRYLLITQKKMPLDAVHDYPLMNRWRTKRNEFLLFKIDGSVEP from the coding sequence ATGAAAAATTCGACCGCAAACGAAAACGTGAATTCTCAACAAAGCGCCTCTCAGTCCGCATTTCATTTCTGCTCAGAAAAACGCCCAGCGATTTGCCTGTTTATTTTATGCGGCGTTTTGTATTTCACCTGGCTGAACGCGGAGCCGTTGCGGACCCACATCGAAGCGAACCGGGTGCAAGCCTCGTGGGAAATGCTGCATAGCGGCGACTGGGTGGTTCCTACATTAAACGGTGAATCGTATCTGGCGAAACCGCCCCTGCAATATTGGGTGATCTGTCTGCTTGCGCTGCCCTGGGGCGAAGTGACGACCTTCATCGCGCGGAGCCTGTCTGCGCTTTCTATTCTGTTTACGGTCTGGCTGCTCTTTCATTTAGCCAAGGCGCAACTCAACGCCCGCATCGCCTTTTTCGCCTGCGTGATCTTTGCGCTGTCTCCGCTTATTTTTGAAAAAGGCCCCCGCGCAGAACTCGAAGCGCCGCTCACCGTCGCCGTCGCAGCCGCTGTCTTCTGTTTGTGGAAAGCCTCTCAATCATCATGGATGCGTTGGACGCTTGCGTCCGGCCTCGCGCTTGGATGCGCCGCGCTCATCAAAGGGCCGGTTCCCTGGTTGATTTTTGCGACCGCTTGGGCGGGCTTGATGGTCGGGACAAGCAATCGAAAACAAGCGGCGCTCAGCGGAGCGCTAGCCGTTATCGTCTCCCTGCTCTGTCTGGCTCCGTGGGGGCTGGCGCTGTTATCGCGCTTCGGTTGGGAGCAACTGTACGAAACCTTGTATTGGGAAATTTTCGAGCGCACCGTCAGCGAGCGCGAAATTATTCAAGAGCCGTTTTGGTATTACATCAAATCATTGGCCAAAGGCTTGTTCCCCTGGAGCCTACTCGCGCCGGGGTTGTATTTTCTGCCGTGGCGGTCGCAACAAGGCCGGGCGTTTTTTTGCATGATCGTTGGTTGGGCGATTGGTTCAGCGTTATTGTTTAGTTTTTTTTCCGGTAAAGAAACCCGTTACCTGATTTCCACCTACCCCGCCTGGGCGCTTCTCTTGGCGTGGGGTTGGTCAGCCCTGCCGGCGGAAGGTTGGCCGAACGCCTATCGAAACACCATGGATTTTGCCGCCCAATGGATGCTGCCCGCGATCGTCTACGTAGGCGCACTGATCGTCATGCTCATTTTTCACCCCGCAACCACCTACGCCATCGCGTATCTATTTTATGGCTTACTCATCATTGGCGTGATGAACATCGGCGTCGCCGTCCGGCGCAACCGTCCCCGTTGGCTGCTATTCGCTTTATTCATAACGCTGCTCGGCTTCAAAGGCTTCTGGAGCGAGTCCTATATGAATGAACGGCAACACAGTTATCCTTACGCCAAAATGGGCCATGAGATCGCCGAGTATCTCAACGAGGGCGAGCCGCTGGTTAGCGTTGGCATCTATCGCGCGTTTGTACAATATCCAATCAAGCATCCATTTCAGCATGTGAGCGCCTGGGAAGAATTTAAAGCGCTTGAGCAGGATAACAAACTGGAAGGTCGCTATCTGTTAATCACCCAAAAAAAGATGCCGCTCGATGCCGTGCACGATTATCCCTTAATGAACCGCTGGCGCACGAAACGCAACGAGTTTCTGTTATTCAAGATTGATGGTTCGGTTGAGCCATAG